From Pandoraea norimbergensis, the proteins below share one genomic window:
- the rpsB gene encoding 30S ribosomal protein S2, which translates to MSVTMRQMLEAGVHFGHQTRFWNPKMAPYIFGHRNKIHIINLEKTLPMYQDALKYVRQLAANRGTILFVGTKRQAREIVAEAAGRAGQPFVNNRWLGGMLTNFKTLKSSIKKLKDMEQALEAGEQERMSKKEALLFDREMAKLQKSIGGVKEMGGMPDAIFVVDVGYHKIAITEANKLGIPVIAVVDTNHSPEGVDYVIPGNDDSSKAVELYVQGVADAILEGRANAVKEVVEAVRGEGDDFVEVNEEA; encoded by the coding sequence ATGTCTGTCACTATGCGTCAGATGCTGGAAGCGGGCGTCCACTTTGGTCACCAAACCCGTTTCTGGAACCCCAAGATGGCCCCTTACATCTTCGGCCATCGCAACAAGATCCACATCATCAACCTCGAAAAGACGTTGCCGATGTACCAGGACGCGCTGAAGTACGTGCGCCAACTGGCTGCAAACCGCGGCACGATCCTCTTCGTGGGCACCAAGCGTCAAGCGCGTGAAATCGTGGCAGAAGCCGCAGGCCGCGCTGGCCAGCCGTTCGTCAACAACCGTTGGCTGGGTGGCATGCTGACGAACTTCAAGACCCTGAAGTCGTCGATCAAGAAGCTGAAGGACATGGAGCAGGCGCTGGAAGCCGGCGAACAAGAGCGCATGAGCAAGAAGGAAGCGCTGCTGTTCGATCGCGAAATGGCCAAGCTGCAAAAGTCGATCGGCGGCGTGAAGGAAATGGGCGGCATGCCCGACGCCATCTTCGTGGTCGACGTCGGTTACCACAAGATTGCCATCACCGAAGCCAACAAGCTGGGCATTCCGGTGATCGCCGTGGTTGACACGAACCACTCGCCGGAAGGTGTGGACTACGTCATCCCGGGTAACGACGATTCGAGCAAGGCTGTCGAACTGTACGTGCAAGGCGTTGCTGACGCGATCCTCGAAGGCCGTGCAAACGCCGTCAAGGAAGTCGTCGAAGCCGTGCGCGGCGAAGGCGACGACTTCGTCGAAGTGAACGAAGAGGCGTAA
- the ispC gene encoding 1-deoxy-D-xylulose-5-phosphate reductoisomerase — MSQRLVILGSTGSIGVSTLDVVARHPDRFSVYALTAHRNLDRLFEQCVAHRPQVAVVADADGARQIAARLADAGLKIEVTYGPQALIDVAEAAEATMVVAAIVGAAGLQSTLAAARAGKRILLANKESLVLSGALFMATAERAGATLLPLDSEHNAIFQCLPQVAGENRISTRGVEKLVLTASGGPFRERELASLDNVTPDEACAHPNWVMGRKISVDSASMMNKGLEVIEAHWLFNMPPERIEVLIHPQSVIHSMVTYTDGSTLAQLGNPDMRTPIAHALAFPDRVTSGVAGLNLADIGKLTFEAPDLRRFPCLRLAFETLHRGGTAGALLNAANEIAVAAFLEGRIRFTAISQVVEHVLDSEAVGEASSLDVVLEADRRARELATAFVAKLPAPASS, encoded by the coding sequence ATGTCGCAACGTCTCGTCATTCTTGGCTCCACCGGCTCCATCGGCGTCAGTACGCTCGATGTCGTGGCCCGTCATCCCGATCGCTTCTCTGTCTACGCGCTGACGGCGCACCGCAACCTCGACCGCTTGTTCGAGCAGTGCGTCGCGCACCGCCCGCAAGTCGCCGTGGTGGCGGATGCCGACGGTGCCCGCCAGATTGCGGCACGTCTGGCGGATGCCGGACTGAAGATCGAGGTGACTTACGGTCCGCAAGCGTTGATCGATGTGGCCGAAGCGGCCGAAGCCACCATGGTCGTCGCGGCCATCGTGGGCGCTGCCGGTCTGCAATCGACGCTGGCGGCGGCGCGCGCCGGCAAGCGCATTCTGCTGGCGAACAAAGAATCGCTTGTGCTCTCCGGGGCGCTGTTCATGGCGACGGCCGAGCGCGCTGGCGCCACGTTGCTGCCGCTCGACAGCGAACACAACGCCATTTTCCAGTGCCTGCCGCAAGTGGCCGGCGAGAACCGCATTTCCACGCGTGGCGTGGAGAAGCTGGTGCTGACGGCCTCCGGTGGCCCGTTCCGCGAACGCGAACTGGCATCGCTCGATAATGTGACGCCCGATGAAGCCTGCGCGCATCCGAACTGGGTAATGGGCCGAAAGATTTCGGTCGACTCGGCCAGCATGATGAACAAGGGTCTCGAGGTGATCGAGGCGCACTGGTTGTTCAATATGCCGCCCGAGCGTATCGAAGTGCTGATTCACCCGCAGAGCGTGATCCACTCGATGGTCACCTACACGGACGGCTCGACGCTCGCGCAGCTCGGCAACCCCGACATGCGCACGCCGATTGCGCACGCGCTGGCGTTCCCGGATCGCGTGACGTCGGGTGTCGCAGGACTGAATCTCGCCGACATCGGCAAGCTGACGTTCGAAGCACCGGACCTGCGCCGCTTCCCGTGCCTGCGTCTCGCGTTCGAAACGCTGCATCGCGGCGGTACGGCTGGCGCACTGCTCAACGCGGCCAACGAAATCGCCGTCGCTGCCTTCCTTGAAGGCCGCATTCGCTTTACGGCGATCTCGCAGGTTGTCGAGCACGTGCTCGACAGCGAGGCCGTGGGTGAAGCGTCGTCGCTCGATGTCGTCCTAGAAGCCGACCGCCGTGCCCGTGAACTGGCAACGGCCTTTGTGGCCAAACTGCCGGCTCCGGCGTCGTCATGA
- the uppS gene encoding polyprenyl diphosphate synthase — MGFLSSTLTVPETASIPRHVAIVMDGNGRWATSRKLPRVAGHKRGVDAVREAVTACAELGVEYLTLFAFSSENWRRPQDEVSTLMQLFILALEREVGKLHSNGIRLRVIGALEAFEPRIQELVRRAEARTKDNKGLTLTIAANYGGRWDILQAAQKLAAARVAQGGAAGLETSFSEDELVPYLSMAYAPEPDLFIRTGGDQRVSNFLLWQLAYTELYFTEEFWPDFNADTLKRAVAEFQQRERRFGRTSAQVQNPSGHSA, encoded by the coding sequence ATGGGTTTTCTCAGCTCCACGCTTACTGTTCCTGAAACAGCAAGTATTCCGCGCCACGTTGCCATCGTCATGGATGGCAACGGGCGTTGGGCTACCAGTCGTAAATTGCCGCGCGTTGCAGGGCACAAGCGCGGCGTAGATGCCGTGCGCGAGGCCGTCACGGCCTGCGCCGAACTCGGTGTCGAGTACCTGACGTTGTTCGCGTTCAGTTCCGAGAACTGGCGCCGTCCGCAGGACGAGGTCTCGACGCTGATGCAGTTGTTCATCCTCGCGCTCGAGCGTGAAGTGGGCAAGTTGCATAGCAACGGCATTCGCCTGCGCGTCATCGGTGCACTTGAAGCCTTCGAGCCCCGCATCCAGGAACTGGTGCGCCGGGCCGAAGCGCGCACGAAAGACAACAAAGGCCTCACGCTCACCATCGCCGCCAACTACGGAGGCCGGTGGGACATCCTGCAAGCCGCGCAGAAGCTCGCTGCCGCGCGCGTGGCGCAGGGCGGGGCTGCCGGACTCGAGACGTCGTTCTCTGAAGACGAACTCGTGCCGTACCTGAGCATGGCTTACGCGCCGGAACCGGATCTGTTCATCCGCACCGGTGGCGATCAGCGCGTCAGTAATTTTCTGCTTTGGCAACTGGCGTACACTGAACTGTATTTCACCGAAGAATTCTGGCCGGACTTCAACGCCGATACGCTTAAACGCGCGGTTGCCGAGTTTCAGCAACGTGAGCGACGCTTTGGCCGTACCAGCGCGCAAGTCCAGAACCCCTCGGGACACTCCGCCTGA
- a CDS encoding [protein-PII] uridylyltransferase: protein MHARAHAPSPLRQAVKERKAELVERFATHGKIDVLLHGLCQAVDQAMREAWASCAMPDDLALVAVGGYGRGELYPFSDVDILVLHRHAEGEALTSHVEPFISFLWDIGLEIGSSVRTVDECITEAHADVTVQTSLLEARLLTGNQALFDEFEQRFSADLDPRAFFRSKQLEIRQRHAKYQDTPYSLEPNCKESPGGLRDLQVILWMTKAAGLGNSWSELFARDLLTDRELKELRRNEQFLKGLRARLHLIARRRQDVLVFDMQTPLAQSLGFEATSTKRVSEQLMRRYYWAAKAVSQLNTVLLLNVEARLFPQSSGITRVINERFVEKQGMIEIVDDELYQRHPNAILETFLLYEQVIGVKGLSARTLRALYNARDLMNAQWRADPENRHTFLAILQQPQGITHALRLMNQTSVLGRYLINFRRVVGQMQHDLYHVYTVDQHILMVVRNIRRFAVAEHAHEYPFCSQLIANFDRPWALTIAALFHDIAKGRGGDHSTLGMVDARRFCTRHGIDKEDTELIVWLVGEHLTMSTVAQKQDTTDPEVIRRFAEKVGNERRLTALYLLTVADIRGTSPKVWNAWKGKLLEDLYRLTLQVLGGANPDPHAQLKTRKEEALGLLRLYTVPERAQEALWNTLDVAYFLRNDPADVAWQTRHLWRHVDSNTPIVKARPSPIGEGLQVMVYVRDQVDLFARICGYFERKGLSILDAKVHTTSHGFALDSFLLTDPGLDTSYRDIISLVESELVALLTRVEPLAEPSKGRLPRRSRSFPVTPRVDLRPDDRGQYYLLSVSANDRTGLLYAVARVLARHGVSVRTARINTLGERVEDTFLLDGSRLQDSRLQIAVETELLEALEP from the coding sequence ATGCACGCGCGCGCGCACGCCCCTTCTCCGCTACGTCAGGCCGTCAAGGAACGTAAGGCCGAACTCGTCGAACGCTTTGCCACCCACGGCAAGATCGACGTGCTGTTGCACGGCCTTTGTCAGGCGGTCGATCAGGCCATGCGCGAAGCATGGGCCAGTTGTGCCATGCCCGACGATCTGGCGCTTGTCGCCGTGGGCGGCTACGGGCGCGGCGAGTTGTACCCGTTCTCCGACGTCGACATTCTGGTGCTGCATCGTCACGCCGAGGGCGAGGCGCTGACCTCGCACGTCGAGCCGTTCATCAGCTTTCTGTGGGATATCGGGCTGGAAATCGGCTCGTCGGTGCGCACGGTGGACGAATGCATCACGGAAGCCCACGCCGACGTGACCGTGCAGACGAGCCTGCTCGAAGCACGCCTGCTCACGGGCAATCAGGCGCTTTTCGACGAGTTCGAACAGCGTTTCTCGGCCGATCTCGACCCGCGCGCGTTTTTTCGCAGCAAGCAGTTGGAGATTCGCCAGCGTCACGCGAAGTATCAGGACACGCCCTACAGCCTCGAACCGAACTGCAAGGAAAGCCCGGGCGGCTTGCGCGACCTGCAAGTGATTCTTTGGATGACCAAGGCGGCCGGCCTTGGCAACAGCTGGTCAGAGTTGTTCGCCCGTGACCTGCTGACCGATCGCGAACTCAAGGAATTGCGCCGTAACGAGCAGTTTCTCAAGGGGCTGCGCGCGCGCCTGCATCTGATCGCCCGCCGCCGTCAGGACGTGCTCGTCTTCGACATGCAGACGCCGCTGGCGCAAAGCCTCGGCTTCGAGGCCACTAGTACCAAGCGGGTCAGCGAGCAGTTGATGCGCCGTTATTACTGGGCGGCCAAAGCGGTCTCGCAGCTCAATACCGTGCTGCTGCTCAATGTCGAGGCGCGTCTCTTCCCGCAGAGCAGCGGCATTACCCGCGTAATCAACGAGCGTTTCGTCGAGAAGCAAGGGATGATCGAAATCGTCGACGATGAGCTGTATCAGCGCCATCCGAACGCGATTCTCGAGACGTTTCTGCTCTACGAGCAGGTCATCGGGGTGAAAGGTTTATCAGCACGTACGCTGCGGGCGCTTTACAATGCGCGCGATCTGATGAATGCGCAGTGGCGTGCCGATCCGGAAAACCGCCACACGTTTCTGGCGATCCTCCAGCAACCGCAAGGCATCACGCATGCGTTGCGCCTGATGAATCAGACGAGCGTGCTGGGCCGCTATCTGATCAACTTCCGTCGCGTGGTCGGTCAGATGCAGCACGACCTGTACCACGTGTACACCGTCGACCAGCACATTCTGATGGTGGTGCGCAATATTCGTCGCTTTGCGGTGGCGGAACACGCGCACGAATATCCGTTCTGTAGCCAGTTGATCGCCAACTTCGACCGGCCGTGGGCACTGACGATTGCCGCGCTCTTTCACGATATTGCGAAAGGCCGTGGCGGCGATCACTCCACGCTGGGCATGGTCGATGCGCGACGTTTTTGCACGCGTCACGGCATCGACAAGGAAGACACCGAATTGATCGTCTGGCTCGTGGGCGAGCATCTGACGATGAGCACGGTGGCGCAGAAGCAGGACACGACCGACCCGGAGGTCATTCGCCGCTTTGCGGAGAAAGTGGGCAACGAGCGGCGTCTGACGGCGCTGTATCTGCTCACGGTGGCCGATATTCGCGGCACCAGCCCGAAAGTCTGGAACGCCTGGAAGGGAAAACTGCTCGAAGACTTATACCGTCTGACGTTGCAGGTGCTGGGCGGCGCCAACCCCGACCCGCACGCGCAGTTGAAGACCCGCAAGGAGGAAGCGCTCGGCCTCCTGCGGCTTTACACGGTGCCCGAGCGCGCCCAGGAGGCGCTCTGGAATACGCTGGACGTGGCTTATTTCCTGCGCAACGACCCGGCGGACGTGGCTTGGCAGACACGGCACCTGTGGCGCCATGTCGATAGCAACACGCCGATCGTCAAGGCACGGCCGTCGCCGATTGGCGAAGGCTTGCAGGTGATGGTCTACGTGCGCGATCAGGTCGATCTTTTCGCGCGCATTTGCGGCTATTTCGAGCGCAAGGGTTTGTCGATTCTCGACGCCAAGGTGCACACCACGAGTCACGGTTTCGCACTCGACAGCTTTTTGCTGACGGACCCGGGACTCGACACGAGCTATCGCGACATCATCAGTCTGGTGGAGAGCGAACTGGTGGCATTGCTCACCCGTGTCGAGCCGCTCGCCGAGCCGAGCAAAGGCCGGTTGCCGCGCCGTTCGCGCAGCTTCCCGGTCACCCCGCGCGTCGATCTGCGACCGGACGATCGTGGTCAGTATTACCTGCTGTCGGTGTCGGCCAACGACCGCACCGGTCTGCTTTACGCGGTTGCCCGCGTGCTTGCGCGTCATGGCGTGAGCGTGCGCACCGCCCGCATTAATACCCTCGGCGAGCGTGTCGAAGACACGTTCCTGCTCGATGGCAGCCGTTTGCAGGACAGTCGTCTGCAAATTGCCGTCGAGACCGAATTACTAGAAGCACTGGAACCATGA
- the pyrH gene encoding UMP kinase gives MSTPYKRVLLKLSGEALMGDDAFGINRSTIERMVADIAEVVRLGVQLAVVIGGGNIFRGVAGGAAGMDRATADYMGMLATMMNALALQDAMRHAGIEARVQSALRMDQVVEPYIRPRAIRQLEEGKVVIFAAGTGNPFFTTDTAAALRGSEVGAEVVLKATKVDGVYSADPKKDPDAVKYSTISFDEAISKNLQVMDATAFALCRDQKMPVRVFSIVKPGALKHVILGEDEGTLVHV, from the coding sequence ATGTCTACTCCTTATAAACGCGTACTTCTCAAGCTCTCTGGTGAAGCCCTCATGGGTGACGATGCATTCGGCATCAACCGTTCGACGATCGAACGGATGGTGGCCGATATTGCCGAAGTCGTTCGCCTGGGCGTGCAACTGGCTGTCGTGATCGGCGGCGGTAACATCTTCCGTGGTGTGGCAGGCGGTGCCGCCGGTATGGACCGTGCAACGGCTGACTACATGGGCATGCTGGCCACCATGATGAACGCCCTGGCGTTGCAGGACGCCATGCGCCACGCCGGTATCGAAGCGCGTGTGCAATCCGCGCTGCGTATGGATCAGGTGGTGGAGCCGTATATCCGCCCCCGCGCGATCCGTCAGTTGGAAGAAGGTAAAGTTGTGATCTTCGCCGCCGGCACGGGCAACCCGTTCTTCACGACCGACACGGCCGCAGCGCTGCGCGGCTCGGAAGTCGGTGCCGAAGTTGTGCTCAAGGCCACGAAGGTCGACGGCGTGTACTCGGCCGATCCGAAGAAGGACCCGGACGCCGTCAAGTATTCGACCATCAGCTTCGATGAAGCCATCTCGAAGAACTTGCAGGTCATGGATGCCACCGCTTTCGCGCTGTGCCGCGATCAGAAGATGCCGGTGCGCGTTTTCTCGATCGTGAAGCCGGGCGCGCTCAAGCACGTCATCCTCGGCGAAGACGAGGGAACGCTCGTCCACGTTTGA
- a CDS encoding phosphatidate cytidylyltransferase has protein sequence MLKTRVITAVVLLAILLPVIFVGTPAQFALLAAVIVAAAGWEWGRLVGLNGTGAVFYGALALLGVGMTWAGGWTLTHIWLKPAAIFWVLAGPFTLLRKPATKGAWRGLLLVAGPVLLIAAWQALCLAREQGVAFLLSVLVIVWLADTGAYFAGRAFGRRKLAPSISPGKSWEGAIGGWLLVLVVAGVVLASGLQAPTIVSHLANTLGLGLGVIALTVLVAFSVVGDLFESQLKRQAGVKDSSALLPGHGGVLDRIDALLPVLPLALLFV, from the coding sequence ATGCTCAAGACACGCGTTATTACCGCTGTCGTACTCCTTGCCATTCTCTTGCCTGTGATCTTCGTCGGTACGCCGGCGCAGTTTGCATTGCTCGCCGCCGTGATTGTTGCCGCGGCGGGTTGGGAATGGGGCCGCCTGGTCGGCCTGAACGGCACCGGCGCGGTGTTTTATGGCGCGCTAGCCTTGCTTGGTGTTGGCATGACGTGGGCGGGCGGCTGGACGCTTACGCATATCTGGCTCAAGCCCGCCGCCATTTTCTGGGTGCTCGCCGGACCTTTCACACTGTTGCGCAAGCCCGCGACGAAAGGGGCATGGCGCGGTCTGTTGCTCGTTGCCGGCCCCGTGTTGCTGATTGCCGCATGGCAGGCGTTGTGTCTGGCGCGTGAACAAGGCGTGGCATTCCTGCTGTCGGTGCTCGTCATCGTCTGGCTCGCCGATACCGGTGCTTACTTCGCCGGACGCGCGTTCGGGCGGCGCAAGCTGGCGCCGTCGATCAGTCCCGGCAAGTCGTGGGAAGGGGCCATCGGCGGCTGGCTGCTGGTGCTGGTCGTAGCGGGTGTTGTGCTCGCGAGCGGCCTTCAGGCACCGACCATTGTTTCGCATCTCGCCAACACGCTCGGCCTCGGGCTTGGCGTGATAGCGCTCACGGTGCTGGTGGCCTTCTCGGTCGTCGGCGACCTGTTCGAATCTCAACTCAAACGGCAAGCCGGCGTGAAGGATTCCAGCGCGCTGCTGCCCGGCCACGGAGGCGTGCTCGATCGCATCGACGCGCTGCTTCCGGTGCTGCCACTGGCTCTGCTCTTCGTCTGA
- the frr gene encoding ribosome recycling factor produces the protein MTVADITKNAEQKMQSSIESFKGNLAKIRTGRAHTGLLDHVQVDYYGSMVPISQVANVTLVDGRTIGVQPWEKKMVGVVEKAIRDADLGLNPATQGDLIRVPMPMLTEERRRELTKLVKSEGENAKVAVRNLRRDANEQLKKLVKEKEASEDDERRGSDVVQKLTDKSVVEIDELVQQKDAEIMKV, from the coding sequence ATGACCGTTGCTGACATCACGAAGAATGCCGAGCAAAAGATGCAGAGCTCGATCGAATCGTTCAAGGGCAACCTTGCGAAGATTCGTACCGGACGCGCGCATACCGGTCTGCTTGACCACGTGCAGGTCGACTACTACGGCTCGATGGTGCCCATCTCGCAAGTCGCCAACGTGACGCTCGTCGACGGCCGCACGATCGGTGTGCAGCCGTGGGAAAAGAAGATGGTCGGTGTGGTCGAAAAGGCCATTCGCGACGCCGATCTCGGTCTGAACCCGGCTACGCAAGGCGATCTGATTCGCGTGCCGATGCCCATGCTGACCGAAGAGCGTCGCCGTGAGCTGACCAAGCTGGTCAAGTCGGAAGGCGAAAACGCCAAGGTTGCCGTGCGCAACCTGCGCCGTGACGCCAACGAGCAACTCAAGAAGCTCGTGAAGGAAAAGGAAGCCTCGGAAGACGACGAGCGCCGTGGCAGCGATGTCGTTCAGAAGCTGACGGACAAGTCCGTCGTCGAGATCGACGAGCTGGTTCAGCAGAAGGACGCCGAGATCATGAAGGTGTGA
- the map gene encoding type I methionyl aminopeptidase → MAITIKNAHDVEMMRVACRLASEVLDFITPHVRAGVTTGELDRLCHEYMLKEQGTVPAPLNYQPPGYPPYPKATCISVNDVICHGIPGDKALKNGDALNIDITVIKDGYFGDTSRMFIVGDGTILAKRLAQVTYECMWLGINQVRPGARLGDIGHAIQTHAEAQGYSVVREYCGHGIGQVFHEDPQILHYGRPGTGLELQAGMIFTIEPMINAGKREIRTMPDQWTVKTRDRSLSAQWEHTLLVTETGHEVLTHSALTPPPPPGSAYLASYAAAA, encoded by the coding sequence ATGGCCATCACCATCAAGAATGCCCACGATGTCGAAATGATGCGCGTCGCCTGCCGTCTGGCAAGCGAGGTGCTCGACTTCATTACGCCGCACGTCCGTGCCGGCGTGACCACCGGTGAACTGGACCGCCTGTGCCATGAGTACATGCTCAAGGAGCAAGGCACCGTCCCCGCGCCGCTGAATTATCAGCCGCCGGGCTACCCGCCCTACCCCAAAGCCACCTGCATCTCGGTCAACGACGTGATCTGTCACGGCATTCCGGGTGACAAGGCGCTGAAAAACGGCGACGCGCTCAACATCGACATCACCGTCATCAAGGACGGCTATTTCGGCGACACGAGCCGCATGTTCATCGTCGGCGACGGTACCATTCTCGCCAAGCGGCTGGCCCAAGTGACCTACGAATGCATGTGGCTCGGCATCAACCAGGTGCGTCCGGGTGCGCGCCTCGGCGATATCGGCCATGCCATTCAGACGCATGCAGAAGCCCAAGGCTACAGCGTAGTACGCGAATATTGCGGCCACGGTATCGGTCAGGTGTTTCATGAAGACCCGCAGATTCTGCACTATGGCCGTCCGGGCACCGGGCTGGAATTGCAGGCCGGCATGATCTTCACGATCGAACCGATGATCAACGCCGGCAAGCGCGAAATTCGCACGATGCCCGATCAGTGGACCGTCAAAACGCGCGATCGCAGCCTGTCCGCGCAGTGGGAGCACACGCTGTTGGTGACGGAAACCGGCCACGAAGTGCTCACGCATTCGGCCCTGACGCCGCCCCCGCCGCCGGGTTCGGCGTATCTGGCGTCGTACGCCGCAGCCGCTTGA
- the tsf gene encoding translation elongation factor Ts produces the protein MPAITAAMVGELRAKTDAPMMECKKALTEADGDMVRAEEILRVKLGSKASKAASRITAEGVIAAYIDGGKGAVVEINCETDFVSKNDDFLKFANDVAKLVADNNPADVAALSALPLDGKTVEQIRADLIGKIGENMTIRRFQRYETAGKLAAYLHGTRIGVVVEFDGADAEVGKNVAMHIAAMKPVSVSADQVSADLIEKERSVASQKAAESGKPAEIVAKMVEGSVQKFLKEVSLLNQAYVKDDKSSVEQMLKANNTTVKGFTMFVVGEGIEKKQDDFAAEVAAQVAAAKQS, from the coding sequence ATGCCGGCAATTACTGCAGCGATGGTGGGCGAACTGCGCGCCAAGACCGATGCGCCGATGATGGAATGCAAGAAGGCGTTGACCGAAGCCGATGGCGACATGGTCCGTGCCGAAGAAATCCTGCGCGTCAAGCTGGGCAGCAAGGCCAGCAAGGCCGCCAGCCGTATCACGGCCGAAGGCGTGATCGCAGCCTACATCGACGGCGGCAAGGGTGCCGTGGTCGAAATCAACTGCGAAACCGACTTCGTTTCGAAGAACGACGACTTCCTGAAGTTTGCCAACGACGTGGCCAAGCTCGTCGCTGACAACAACCCGGCTGACGTGGCTGCTCTGTCGGCACTGCCGCTCGACGGCAAGACGGTTGAGCAGATCCGTGCCGACCTGATCGGCAAGATCGGCGAGAACATGACGATCCGTCGCTTCCAGCGCTATGAAACGGCTGGCAAGCTGGCCGCGTACCTGCACGGCACGCGTATCGGCGTGGTCGTCGAGTTCGACGGTGCCGACGCTGAAGTGGGCAAGAACGTGGCAATGCACATCGCCGCCATGAAGCCGGTGTCGGTGTCGGCAGACCAAGTGTCGGCCGACCTGATCGAGAAGGAGCGCAGCGTCGCTTCGCAGAAAGCTGCCGAATCGGGCAAGCCGGCTGAAATCGTCGCGAAGATGGTGGAAGGCAGCGTGCAGAAGTTCCTGAAGGAAGTTTCGCTGCTGAACCAGGCTTACGTGAAGGACGACAAGTCGAGCGTCGAGCAAATGCTCAAGGCCAACAACACGACGGTGAAGGGCTTCACCATGTTCGTGGTCGGCGAAGGCATCGAGAAGAAGCAAGACGACTTCGCAGCAGAAGTGGCCGCACAAGTGGCCGCCGCCAAGCAGTCGTAA
- the rseP gene encoding RIP metalloprotease RseP, whose translation MTLLTTLLAFAVAIGVLVVFHELGHYTVARLCGVKVLRFSVGFGAPLIKWTMGRDRTEWTLCALPLGGYVRMLDERDETQVVAPEDLPRAFNRQSVYKRFAIVAAGPIANFLLAIALYAGLNLAGVTEPVARVAAPAAGTLAARAGLAGGELITGVRENGNSPDEAVGDESPVRSWEDLRWRLVDPMIDGQRVTLVARTRDGRAEYTLDAAGQHFDADSEQDFMQRLGLVPSARIKVGQLLPDGAAGKAGLRVGDEIAAVDGRPVASAKAFVDAVRAHPGKPMTLTIRRDGAGATQDVTLTPSAEVDAEQAGGARVGKIGAALASQVDTVTVRYGLFEAVGRGAQRTWDVTAFSVRMFGKMITGQASLKNLSGPVTIADYAGRSARLGLDYFVAFLALVSISLGVLNLLPIPVLDGGYLLYYAVEAITGRAVSERWQGALQRVGIVCILALSAVALFNDLSKLLH comes from the coding sequence ATGACTCTGCTCACCACGTTGCTCGCCTTCGCCGTCGCCATTGGTGTGCTGGTGGTATTCCATGAGTTGGGCCACTACACGGTCGCGCGGCTGTGCGGTGTGAAGGTGCTCCGCTTCTCGGTGGGCTTCGGCGCGCCGCTCATCAAGTGGACGATGGGGCGGGATCGCACCGAATGGACGCTTTGCGCGCTGCCACTCGGCGGTTACGTGCGCATGCTCGACGAACGCGACGAGACGCAAGTCGTCGCTCCCGAAGACCTGCCGCGCGCGTTCAACCGTCAGTCGGTCTATAAGCGCTTCGCCATCGTCGCGGCGGGGCCGATCGCCAATTTTCTGCTTGCCATTGCGCTGTACGCCGGCCTGAATCTCGCGGGTGTGACGGAGCCGGTCGCGCGTGTTGCGGCGCCGGCGGCGGGCACGCTGGCGGCGCGCGCCGGTCTGGCGGGTGGTGAGCTCATTACCGGTGTTCGCGAGAACGGCAATAGTCCGGACGAAGCCGTGGGCGATGAAAGCCCGGTGCGCTCGTGGGAGGATCTGCGCTGGCGTCTGGTCGATCCGATGATCGACGGCCAACGTGTCACGCTCGTGGCACGTACGCGCGATGGCCGGGCGGAATACACGCTGGACGCTGCCGGCCAGCATTTCGATGCCGACAGCGAGCAGGACTTCATGCAGCGTCTGGGGCTGGTGCCGTCGGCGCGTATCAAAGTGGGACAACTGTTGCCTGATGGTGCAGCTGGCAAGGCCGGCCTGCGCGTGGGCGACGAGATCGCGGCCGTCGATGGTCGTCCGGTTGCCTCGGCAAAGGCGTTCGTGGACGCCGTGCGTGCACACCCCGGCAAGCCGATGACACTGACGATTCGCCGCGATGGGGCGGGGGCGACACAGGATGTGACGCTGACGCCGAGCGCCGAAGTGGACGCCGAGCAGGCGGGCGGGGCGCGCGTGGGCAAGATCGGTGCGGCGCTGGCGAGCCAGGTCGACACCGTCACGGTGCGCTACGGGCTGTTCGAGGCGGTCGGGCGTGGCGCGCAACGCACGTGGGATGTCACGGCGTTCAGCGTGCGGATGTTCGGCAAGATGATCACGGGGCAGGCCTCGCTCAAGAATTTGAGCGGTCCGGTCACGATTGCGGATTATGCGGGTCGATCGGCGCGTCTCGGCCTCGATTATTTCGTCGCCTTTCTAGCCCTTGTCAGCATTAGCCTGGGCGTATTGAATCTGCTACCGATTCCGGTTTTGGACGGTGGCTATCTGTTATATTATGCGGTCGAAGCGATAACCGGTCGGGCAGTCTCCGAGCGGTGGCAGGGCGCGCTGCAACGAGTGGGCATCGTTTGCATCCTTGCGCTCTCTGCCGTAGCACTTTTCAATGACCTGTCGAAATTGTTGCACTAG